In a single window of the Lineus longissimus chromosome 4, tnLinLong1.2, whole genome shotgun sequence genome:
- the LOC135486439 gene encoding proteasome adapter and scaffold protein ECM29-like isoform X1, translating into MAAPDELGLLERVFLRIGSAESDEQLENELARFLTPVLLKLSSQQKGVREKVMELLVHINKRVKSRPKLQLPIDALLEQYLDPQSSPFITNFNILYIKLGYPRLDPAKQAELVPSLISCLETKPTPQQDCLMQLMIPVLKHVQIPKDEKERNAKFGLVDKPKAYELMLSFMLDYLLLPYNLIAPSQGSTSAPPPPGLSEQAYKRVVGETPPSPEQLEQSKLGILKFLGAEVFREEDIVCHYVIALSDTRHSIATTADLELKKIIGTFDVEKPAFVQKLYRIFQGSVQVKGQKVANPTQVRTQANTRIRLKIFPYFLKSREATNVFPACIQVIFDCLYGTNTNQKLKHMTVQFVHHVCFNATDAKFNSVAPVLLSGMMKLVGEAKDDNKLRGLAYMAVGKIIKRVPRLVADDVALLQTLFDALSNEEADTRLAVQETLSLIATAIEGKVTGNNLSFLEALVMQNVEKPEAQARLMAVQFAKSVFPSSHIPSRYLLLLACGDSKEEVYTEAKKGLRLQPLSDKALILGEDAPKALPPFKDIIEYILEKANQRLKTTKKYVSGNNVSPFNPGTFAETLSYLRMCLAYNAGVRPDQEAEDNNPQDQAPAISKFVQQLMEESPGETGPVQTYVKLIQQHLTAMGGSGAMYCLLEIVAVAKVFMATRFTSKMDWIKTFMFSSREDMREYASQLYAIIIAVAVDDATFVKHIGELIKNLKDKPLECQHGSLLALGYSVIQKVQCQRQASGDVVMEDMEAAQGPVKLNDAIFEAVKAIVALGISALEALLKGENVSKSNSHSLLSTGAMTALGEIGRCMALPLPNGEEADSTGSAATKYSLVKCLIDIVQSTKQNNRVREKASLTLGYLCVGEANFCHRRKVIEGLLDCAQPNQLELHFTVGEALVYCALGPFSAMARDLWTEEEKDFQPLVKDPKEELEWLVDLLLKKYIVHVNPHIRQAACIWLVALVKRCGTRPPVQARLQEIQPAFMSMLSESNEMSQDVASKGLGVVYENCTKEQKDGLVSVLVNTLMSGKRPQTQVTGETKLFQEGSLGKTPEGSNLSTYKELCAIASDLNQPDLIYKFMHLANHNAVWNSKKGAAYGFSTIAAQAGEQLSPYLHQIVPKLYRYQFDPNPRIQQAMSSIWDSLVTDSKKTVDKYLKKILDDLRVNLTNNQWRVRESSCLALSDLFRGRQLDEVVDQFPELWDTCFRVRDDIKESVRLAAESALKALSRVSIKMCDLNYGKVGEEAISMVLPCLLKSGLMSQVKEVRIVSLTTILKISKNAGRLLKPHIPLLVAALLESLSGLEPQVLNYLSLHVGSDQNTQDKLDSARIAASKTSPMMETINLCVQYVDDGVLAELVPRLIELIRSGIGVGTKAGCASFVISLVQQCPKDVAPYAGKLMSALLAGLGDRNTSTRKAYASALAYIAKTAKDSSVEKLITKLKGWYLEKEEESAKKSCGYALNAMSRHAPDILKRHASLALPLAFLAMHEKVPEDADTNSTSEKNTVWMEVWLDSTPGTEAGIRLYLQEIVAITQIAIESQSWPTKAQAARAMNTIAEKSGNNLLQPHLNVLLLALISGLSGRTWDGKEALLHAVATVCKKCKTTILEREANQDYVTVETVLDAVYKECKKERIPYKMAATESFSNILEEFEIDRFKELFELLQPMLGKKKSDDDEDIEKTVKLQFHERSMESLGRAWPKIPHTQDQYFVDFNKLVVLMLSSTWKVQVATLKATCKVWDRLLMSKEKQNALPDVCSCVIPALCQCLADPKYTSVRTETVSVVDKIIEKLTEFDVIKSVPEDTISKLYDSLDSMLKTGEPGIADRINVTKAKILSCRDIEMKDVK; encoded by the exons ATGGCTGCTCCAGATGAACTCG GTTTGTTGGAGCGGGTTTTTCTAAGGATTGGGTCGGCAGAAAGTGATGAACAGCTTGAAAATGAGCTCGCAAGATTCCTCACGCCAGTTCTGCTCAAGTTATCCAGTCAGCAGAAAGGAGTACGAGAAAAG gtcATGGAGTTACTGGTTCACATCAACAAACGGGTAAAAAGTCGCCCAAAACTCCAATTGCCTATTGATGCTTTGTTGGAACAATATCTGGATCCGCAGTCCTCACCATTCATAACG AATTTCAACATCCTCTACATCAAGCTGGGATATCCCCGACTCGACCCTGCCAAGCAAGCAGAATTGGTTCCCTCGCTGATCAGTTGTTTGGAGACAAAACCAACCCCTCAACAAGACTGCCTGATGCAGCTGATGATACCAGTGCTGAAGCATGTCCAGATACCAAAGGATGAGAAGGAGAGGAATGCCAAGTTTGGACTTGTCGACAAGCCCAAGGCTTACGAGTTGATGCTGAGTTTTATGCTGGATTACCTTCTTTTGCCATACAA CTTGATTGCGCCAAGCCAAGGTTCAACTTCTGCACCTCCACCACCTGGTCTCAGCGAACAGGCCTACAAGAGAGTTGTAGGAGAGACACCACCGTCACCGGAACAGCTGGAGCAG TCCAAGCTTGGTATTCTGAAGTTCCTTGGTGCGGAGGTGTTTCGTGAGGAGGACATTGTGTGTCATTACGTCATTGCACTCTCGGACACCAGGCATAGCATCGCAACAACTGCGGACCTTGAACTCAAAAAGATCATTGG aactTTTGATGTTGAGAAACCTGCATTTGTTCAGAAACTCTACAGAATATTTCAAGGTTCTGTGCAAGTGAAGGGACAG AAAGTTGCCAATCCCACTCAAGTCCGGACTCAAGCTAACACTCGAATACGTCTCAAGATATTTCCATACTTTCTGAAGTCTAGAGAGGCAACTAATGTGTTCCCTGCATGCATACAG GTGATCTTTGACTGTCTCTATGGAACCAACACCAACCAGAAGCTGAAGCACATGACTGTGCAGTTTGTTCATCACGTCTGCTTCAA TGCAACTGATGCCAAGTTTAATTCCGTCGCACCAGTGTTGCTGTCTGGAATGATGAAGCTTGTCGGTGAAGCGAAAGAT GACAACAAGTTGCGTGGACTTGCCTACATGGCCGTGGGGAAGATCATCAAGAGGGTACCAAGACTTGTGGCAGATGACGTGGCTCTCCTTCAAACCCTGTTTGATGCCCTGTCAAAT GAAGAGGCAGATACAAGACTCGCTGTGCAGGAGACCTTGTCACTGATCGCAACAGCCATAGAGGGGAAGGTCACTGGGAACAATCTGTCCTTCTTGGAGGCTTTGGTCATGCAGAATGTAGAAAAG CCCGAGGCTCAAGCACGTCTGATGGCAGTCCAGTTCGCCAAGTCAGTCTTTCCATCAAGTCACATCCCGTCAAGATACCTTCTGCTGTTAGCTTGTGGAGATAG CAAAGAGGAAGTGTACACAGAGGCCAAGAAGGGGCTGCGCCTCCAGCCTTTGTCTGACAAAGCTCTCATCCTGGGAGAGGATGCACCAAAGGCCTTGCCGCCATTCAAGGACATCATTGAATACATTTTGGAGAAG GCCAACCAGAGGCTAAAGACGACGAAGAAATATGTATCTGGGAACAATGTTTCACCATTCAACCCGGGGACATTTGCCGAGACTCTTAGCTACCTACGAATGTGCTTGGCCTATAATGCTGGTGTGAGGCCAGACCAAGAAGCTGAGGATAATAATCCCCAAGACCAGGCTCCAGCGATCTCCAAGTTTGTCCAGCAGTTGATGGAGGAGAGCCCAGGGGAGACCGGGCCGGTGCAGACATATGTCAAACTGATACAGCAGCACCTCACTGCCATGGGAG GGTCTGGAGCTATGTACTGTCTGTTGGAGATTGTTGCTGTTGCTAAGGTTTTCATGGCCACAAGATTCACCAGCAAGATGGACTGGATCAAG ACTTTCATGTTCAGCAGCCGTGAAGACATGCGGGAATACGCATCCCAGCTGTATGCCATCATCATTGCCGTCGCTGTCGATGATGCCACTTTCGTAAAGCATATTGGCGAGTTGATCAAGAATCTCAAAGACAAG CCCTTGGAGTGTCAGCATGGCTCATTGCTTGCACTCGGCTACAGTGTCATTCAGAAGGTCCAGTGTCAGAGGCAGGCGTCTGGAGATGTGGTCATGGAAGATATGGAGGCCGCTCAGGGCCCTGTCAAACTCAACGATGCCATATTCGAAGCAGTCAAAGCAATTG TTGCCCTAGGAATATCAGCTTTGGAAGCACTTTTGAAGG GTGAGAATGTTTCCAAGAGTAATAGCCATAGCCTTCTGAGTACTGGGGCCATGACAGCCCTGGGAGAGATTGGCCGGTGTATGGCATTACCCCTACCAAATGGAGAGGAAGCGGACTCCACTGGAAGTGCGGCCACAAAATACTCCCTGGTTAAATGTCTTATAGATATTGTGCAGTCAACAAAGCAGAATAATAGG GTGCGAGAAAAGGCATCTCTGACGCTAGGCTACCTGTGTGTGGGCGAGGCTAACTTCTGCCACAGGAGGAAGGTGATTGAAGGACTTCTAGACTGCGCCCAGCCCAACCAACTCGAGCTCCATTTCACTGTTGGCGAGGCCCTTGTCTACTGTGCTCTTGGCCCGTTTTCTGCCATGGCTCGCGACCTCTGGACAGAGGAGGAGAAGGACTTTCAG CCTCTGGTCAAAGACCCTAAGGAGGAACTTGAATGGTTGGTTGATCTACTCCTGAAGAAGTACATCGTACACGTCAATCCTCACATCAGACAGGCCGCCTGCATATGGTTGGTTGCCTTGGTGAAGAGGTGTGGGACGAGGCCACCGGTCCAGGCTCGCCTACAAGAGATCCAGCCTGCCTTCATGAGCATGTTGTCGGAGAGCAATG aaatgagCCAGGATGTAGCTTCAAAAGGCCTAGGAGTGGTGTATGAAAACTGCACAAAGGAACAAAAGGATGGATTGGTGTCTGTTCTCGTCAACACATTGATGAGTGGAAAGAG GCCCCAAACTCAAGTGACTGGTGAGACGAAGCTGTTTCAAGAAGGATCTCTTGGAAAGACACCAGAAGG GAGTAACCTATCAACTTACAAGGAACTGTGTGCAATTGCTAGTGACCTGAACCAACCTGATCTGATCTATAAGTTCATGCATCTTGCCAACCACAATGCGGTATGGAATTCTAAAAAG gGTGCTGCGTATGGTTTCTCGACCATCGCCGCCCAGGCTGGGGAGCAGTTGTCTCCATATCTACATCAGATCGTGCCTAAACTCTACCGGTACCAGTTCGATCCCAACCCGAGAATACAGCAGGCAATGTCAAGCATTTGGGATTCTCTAGTCACAGATTCTAAGAAAACG GTTGATAAATACTTGAAAAAGATTCTTGACGATCTTCGAGTGAATCTTACGAACAATCAGTGGAGAGTGAGAGAATCAAG TTGCCTTGCCCTGAGTGACTTATTCCGTGGTAGACAGCTCGATGAGGTTGTCGACCAGTTCCCTGAGTTATGGGACACTTGTTTCAGGGTGAGAGATGACATCAAG GAATCGGTACGTCTGGCTGCCGAGTCTGCCCTGAAGGCCCTCAGTAGGGTGTCCATCAAGATGTGTGATCTAAACTATGGTAAAGTCGGGGAAGAGGCCATCAGCATGGTGTTGCCTTGTCTGCTCAAGTCTGGCCTCATGAGTCAAGTCAAGGAAGTCAGAATTGTTAG TTTGACCACCATTCTGAAAATCAGTAAGAATGCTGGCCGTCTCCTGAAGCCCCACATTCCACTCCTTGTTGCTGCTCTCCTAGAATCGCTGAGTGGGCTGGAACCACAGGTCCTCAACTATCTCAGCCTGCATGTGGGTTCGGATCAGAACACACAAGACAAG CTGGACAGTGCCAGGATTGCTGCCTCCAAGACATCACCCATGATGGAAACAATAAATTTA TGCGTGCAATATGTTGATGATGGTGTGTTGGCAGAGCTTGTGCCCAGGCTGATAGAACTGATCCGAAGTGGCATCGGAGTTGGAACAAAG GCTGGTTGTGCAAGTTTTGTCATCTCTCTAGTCCAGCAGTGTCCTAAAGATGTCGCCCCATATGCTGGTAAACTGATGAGTGCCCTCCTAGCTGGTCTTGGAGATAGGAACACATCGACGAGGAAGGCCTATGCCTCCGCCCTGGCTTACATTGCCAAG ACTGCCAAAGACAGTAGTGTTGAGAAACTTATAACAAAACTCAAGGGTTGGTACTTGGAGAAAGAAG AGGAATCTGCCAAGAAGTCTTGCGGTTATGCCCTGAACGCCATGTCACGTCATGCACCAGATATACTCAAGCGACATGCCTCGCTCGCTCTGCCATTAGCCTTTCTAGCCATGCATGAGAAAGTCCCTGAAGACGCAG ATACGAATTCAACCTCTGAAAAGAATACCGTATGGATGGAGGTCTGGCTGGATTCAACTCCAG GGACAGAAGCTGGCATACGGCTTTACCTACAAGAAATCGTTGCCATCACCCAGATAGCTATCGAGTCCCAGTCGTGGCCGACGAAAGCCCAGgctgctagagctatgaacacGATCGCTGAGAAGTCCGGGAATAACCTCCTCCAGCCTCACCTGAACGTCCTGCTCTTAGCTTTGATATCTGGTCTCTCTGGGAGGACATGGGATGGGAAGGAAGCATTACTTCATGCTGTGGCTACTGTGTGTAAGAAATGCAA GACAaccattttagagcgagaagcTAACCAGGATTATGTCACAGTAGAAACTGTTCTTGATGCAGTATATAAGGAGTGTAAGAAGGAAAGAATCCCGTACAAGATGGCAGCGACGGAAAGTTTCTCGAACATTCTGGAAGAATTTGAAATCGATCGATTTAAAGAGCTCTTTGAACTGTTACAACCAATGCTTGGAAAG AAGAAATCTGACGATGATGAGGACATAGAGAAAACAGTTAAGCTTCAGTTCCATGAAAGAAGTATGGAAAGCTTAGGAAGAGCCTGGCCAAAGATCCCTCATACTCAGG atcaatATTTTGTTGACTTTAACAAACTTGTTGTGCTGATGTTATCAAGTACTTGGAAAGTACAAGTTGCTACTTTGAAGGCGACTTGCAAAGTATGGGACAG GTTACTGATGAGCAAAGAGAAACAAAACGCCCTGCCTGACGTCTGCTCTTGTGTGATTCCTGCACTTTGCCAATGCCTGGCTGATCCAAAATACACATCTGTCCGGACAGAGACTGTCTCTGTTGTTGATAAGATTATAGAAAAACTAACAG AATTCGATGTGATCAAGTCAGTCCCCGAAGACACCATTTCCAAGCTGTACGACTCGTTAGATTCCATGTTAAAGACCGGCGAACCAGGTATTGCGGATCGTATCAATGTTACCAAGGCCAAAATCTTGAGTTGTCGTGATATCGAAATGAAGGACGTCAAGTAA
- the LOC135486439 gene encoding proteasome adapter and scaffold protein ECM29-like isoform X2 — protein MAAPDELGLLERVFLRIGSAESDEQLENELARFLTPVLLKLSSQQKGVREKVMELLVHINKRVKSRPKLQLPIDALLEQYLDPQSSPFITNFNILYIKLGYPRLDPAKQAELVPSLISCLETKPTPQQDCLMQLMIPVLKHVQIPKDEKERNAKFGLVDKPKAYELMLSFMLDYLLLPYNLIAPSQGSTSAPPPPGLSEQAYKRVVGETPPSPEQLEQSKLGILKFLGAEVFREEDIVCHYVIALSDTRHSIATTADLELKKIIGTFDVEKPAFVQKLYRIFQGSVQVKGQKVANPTQVRTQANTRIRLKIFPYFLKSREATNVFPACIQVIFDCLYGTNTNQKLKHMTVQFVHHVCFNATDAKFNSVAPVLLSGMMKLVGEAKDDNKLRGLAYMAVGKIIKRVPRLVADDVALLQTLFDALSNEEADTRLAVQETLSLIATAIEGKVTGNNLSFLEALVMQNVEKPEAQARLMAVQFAKSVFPSSHIPSRYLLLLACGDSKEEVYTEAKKGLRLQPLSDKALILGEDAPKALPPFKDIIEYILEKANQRLKTTKKYVSGNNVSPFNPGTFAETLSYLRMCLAYNAGVRPDQEAEDNNPQDQAPAISKFVQQLMEESPGETGPVQTYVKLIQQHLTAMGGSGAMYCLLEIVAVAKVFMATRFTSKMDWIKTFMFSSREDMREYASQLYAIIIAVAVDDATFVKHIGELIKNLKDKPLECQHGSLLALGYSVIQKVQCQRQASGDVVMEDMEAAQGPVKLNDAIFEAVKAIGENVSKSNSHSLLSTGAMTALGEIGRCMALPLPNGEEADSTGSAATKYSLVKCLIDIVQSTKQNNRVREKASLTLGYLCVGEANFCHRRKVIEGLLDCAQPNQLELHFTVGEALVYCALGPFSAMARDLWTEEEKDFQPLVKDPKEELEWLVDLLLKKYIVHVNPHIRQAACIWLVALVKRCGTRPPVQARLQEIQPAFMSMLSESNEMSQDVASKGLGVVYENCTKEQKDGLVSVLVNTLMSGKRPQTQVTGETKLFQEGSLGKTPEGSNLSTYKELCAIASDLNQPDLIYKFMHLANHNAVWNSKKGAAYGFSTIAAQAGEQLSPYLHQIVPKLYRYQFDPNPRIQQAMSSIWDSLVTDSKKTVDKYLKKILDDLRVNLTNNQWRVRESSCLALSDLFRGRQLDEVVDQFPELWDTCFRVRDDIKESVRLAAESALKALSRVSIKMCDLNYGKVGEEAISMVLPCLLKSGLMSQVKEVRIVSLTTILKISKNAGRLLKPHIPLLVAALLESLSGLEPQVLNYLSLHVGSDQNTQDKLDSARIAASKTSPMMETINLCVQYVDDGVLAELVPRLIELIRSGIGVGTKAGCASFVISLVQQCPKDVAPYAGKLMSALLAGLGDRNTSTRKAYASALAYIAKTAKDSSVEKLITKLKGWYLEKEEESAKKSCGYALNAMSRHAPDILKRHASLALPLAFLAMHEKVPEDADTNSTSEKNTVWMEVWLDSTPGTEAGIRLYLQEIVAITQIAIESQSWPTKAQAARAMNTIAEKSGNNLLQPHLNVLLLALISGLSGRTWDGKEALLHAVATVCKKCKTTILEREANQDYVTVETVLDAVYKECKKERIPYKMAATESFSNILEEFEIDRFKELFELLQPMLGKKKSDDDEDIEKTVKLQFHERSMESLGRAWPKIPHTQDQYFVDFNKLVVLMLSSTWKVQVATLKATCKVWDRLLMSKEKQNALPDVCSCVIPALCQCLADPKYTSVRTETVSVVDKIIEKLTEFDVIKSVPEDTISKLYDSLDSMLKTGEPGIADRINVTKAKILSCRDIEMKDVK, from the exons ATGGCTGCTCCAGATGAACTCG GTTTGTTGGAGCGGGTTTTTCTAAGGATTGGGTCGGCAGAAAGTGATGAACAGCTTGAAAATGAGCTCGCAAGATTCCTCACGCCAGTTCTGCTCAAGTTATCCAGTCAGCAGAAAGGAGTACGAGAAAAG gtcATGGAGTTACTGGTTCACATCAACAAACGGGTAAAAAGTCGCCCAAAACTCCAATTGCCTATTGATGCTTTGTTGGAACAATATCTGGATCCGCAGTCCTCACCATTCATAACG AATTTCAACATCCTCTACATCAAGCTGGGATATCCCCGACTCGACCCTGCCAAGCAAGCAGAATTGGTTCCCTCGCTGATCAGTTGTTTGGAGACAAAACCAACCCCTCAACAAGACTGCCTGATGCAGCTGATGATACCAGTGCTGAAGCATGTCCAGATACCAAAGGATGAGAAGGAGAGGAATGCCAAGTTTGGACTTGTCGACAAGCCCAAGGCTTACGAGTTGATGCTGAGTTTTATGCTGGATTACCTTCTTTTGCCATACAA CTTGATTGCGCCAAGCCAAGGTTCAACTTCTGCACCTCCACCACCTGGTCTCAGCGAACAGGCCTACAAGAGAGTTGTAGGAGAGACACCACCGTCACCGGAACAGCTGGAGCAG TCCAAGCTTGGTATTCTGAAGTTCCTTGGTGCGGAGGTGTTTCGTGAGGAGGACATTGTGTGTCATTACGTCATTGCACTCTCGGACACCAGGCATAGCATCGCAACAACTGCGGACCTTGAACTCAAAAAGATCATTGG aactTTTGATGTTGAGAAACCTGCATTTGTTCAGAAACTCTACAGAATATTTCAAGGTTCTGTGCAAGTGAAGGGACAG AAAGTTGCCAATCCCACTCAAGTCCGGACTCAAGCTAACACTCGAATACGTCTCAAGATATTTCCATACTTTCTGAAGTCTAGAGAGGCAACTAATGTGTTCCCTGCATGCATACAG GTGATCTTTGACTGTCTCTATGGAACCAACACCAACCAGAAGCTGAAGCACATGACTGTGCAGTTTGTTCATCACGTCTGCTTCAA TGCAACTGATGCCAAGTTTAATTCCGTCGCACCAGTGTTGCTGTCTGGAATGATGAAGCTTGTCGGTGAAGCGAAAGAT GACAACAAGTTGCGTGGACTTGCCTACATGGCCGTGGGGAAGATCATCAAGAGGGTACCAAGACTTGTGGCAGATGACGTGGCTCTCCTTCAAACCCTGTTTGATGCCCTGTCAAAT GAAGAGGCAGATACAAGACTCGCTGTGCAGGAGACCTTGTCACTGATCGCAACAGCCATAGAGGGGAAGGTCACTGGGAACAATCTGTCCTTCTTGGAGGCTTTGGTCATGCAGAATGTAGAAAAG CCCGAGGCTCAAGCACGTCTGATGGCAGTCCAGTTCGCCAAGTCAGTCTTTCCATCAAGTCACATCCCGTCAAGATACCTTCTGCTGTTAGCTTGTGGAGATAG CAAAGAGGAAGTGTACACAGAGGCCAAGAAGGGGCTGCGCCTCCAGCCTTTGTCTGACAAAGCTCTCATCCTGGGAGAGGATGCACCAAAGGCCTTGCCGCCATTCAAGGACATCATTGAATACATTTTGGAGAAG GCCAACCAGAGGCTAAAGACGACGAAGAAATATGTATCTGGGAACAATGTTTCACCATTCAACCCGGGGACATTTGCCGAGACTCTTAGCTACCTACGAATGTGCTTGGCCTATAATGCTGGTGTGAGGCCAGACCAAGAAGCTGAGGATAATAATCCCCAAGACCAGGCTCCAGCGATCTCCAAGTTTGTCCAGCAGTTGATGGAGGAGAGCCCAGGGGAGACCGGGCCGGTGCAGACATATGTCAAACTGATACAGCAGCACCTCACTGCCATGGGAG GGTCTGGAGCTATGTACTGTCTGTTGGAGATTGTTGCTGTTGCTAAGGTTTTCATGGCCACAAGATTCACCAGCAAGATGGACTGGATCAAG ACTTTCATGTTCAGCAGCCGTGAAGACATGCGGGAATACGCATCCCAGCTGTATGCCATCATCATTGCCGTCGCTGTCGATGATGCCACTTTCGTAAAGCATATTGGCGAGTTGATCAAGAATCTCAAAGACAAG CCCTTGGAGTGTCAGCATGGCTCATTGCTTGCACTCGGCTACAGTGTCATTCAGAAGGTCCAGTGTCAGAGGCAGGCGTCTGGAGATGTGGTCATGGAAGATATGGAGGCCGCTCAGGGCCCTGTCAAACTCAACGATGCCATATTCGAAGCAGTCAAAGCAATTG GTGAGAATGTTTCCAAGAGTAATAGCCATAGCCTTCTGAGTACTGGGGCCATGACAGCCCTGGGAGAGATTGGCCGGTGTATGGCATTACCCCTACCAAATGGAGAGGAAGCGGACTCCACTGGAAGTGCGGCCACAAAATACTCCCTGGTTAAATGTCTTATAGATATTGTGCAGTCAACAAAGCAGAATAATAGG GTGCGAGAAAAGGCATCTCTGACGCTAGGCTACCTGTGTGTGGGCGAGGCTAACTTCTGCCACAGGAGGAAGGTGATTGAAGGACTTCTAGACTGCGCCCAGCCCAACCAACTCGAGCTCCATTTCACTGTTGGCGAGGCCCTTGTCTACTGTGCTCTTGGCCCGTTTTCTGCCATGGCTCGCGACCTCTGGACAGAGGAGGAGAAGGACTTTCAG CCTCTGGTCAAAGACCCTAAGGAGGAACTTGAATGGTTGGTTGATCTACTCCTGAAGAAGTACATCGTACACGTCAATCCTCACATCAGACAGGCCGCCTGCATATGGTTGGTTGCCTTGGTGAAGAGGTGTGGGACGAGGCCACCGGTCCAGGCTCGCCTACAAGAGATCCAGCCTGCCTTCATGAGCATGTTGTCGGAGAGCAATG aaatgagCCAGGATGTAGCTTCAAAAGGCCTAGGAGTGGTGTATGAAAACTGCACAAAGGAACAAAAGGATGGATTGGTGTCTGTTCTCGTCAACACATTGATGAGTGGAAAGAG GCCCCAAACTCAAGTGACTGGTGAGACGAAGCTGTTTCAAGAAGGATCTCTTGGAAAGACACCAGAAGG GAGTAACCTATCAACTTACAAGGAACTGTGTGCAATTGCTAGTGACCTGAACCAACCTGATCTGATCTATAAGTTCATGCATCTTGCCAACCACAATGCGGTATGGAATTCTAAAAAG gGTGCTGCGTATGGTTTCTCGACCATCGCCGCCCAGGCTGGGGAGCAGTTGTCTCCATATCTACATCAGATCGTGCCTAAACTCTACCGGTACCAGTTCGATCCCAACCCGAGAATACAGCAGGCAATGTCAAGCATTTGGGATTCTCTAGTCACAGATTCTAAGAAAACG GTTGATAAATACTTGAAAAAGATTCTTGACGATCTTCGAGTGAATCTTACGAACAATCAGTGGAGAGTGAGAGAATCAAG TTGCCTTGCCCTGAGTGACTTATTCCGTGGTAGACAGCTCGATGAGGTTGTCGACCAGTTCCCTGAGTTATGGGACACTTGTTTCAGGGTGAGAGATGACATCAAG GAATCGGTACGTCTGGCTGCCGAGTCTGCCCTGAAGGCCCTCAGTAGGGTGTCCATCAAGATGTGTGATCTAAACTATGGTAAAGTCGGGGAAGAGGCCATCAGCATGGTGTTGCCTTGTCTGCTCAAGTCTGGCCTCATGAGTCAAGTCAAGGAAGTCAGAATTGTTAG TTTGACCACCATTCTGAAAATCAGTAAGAATGCTGGCCGTCTCCTGAAGCCCCACATTCCACTCCTTGTTGCTGCTCTCCTAGAATCGCTGAGTGGGCTGGAACCACAGGTCCTCAACTATCTCAGCCTGCATGTGGGTTCGGATCAGAACACACAAGACAAG CTGGACAGTGCCAGGATTGCTGCCTCCAAGACATCACCCATGATGGAAACAATAAATTTA TGCGTGCAATATGTTGATGATGGTGTGTTGGCAGAGCTTGTGCCCAGGCTGATAGAACTGATCCGAAGTGGCATCGGAGTTGGAACAAAG GCTGGTTGTGCAAGTTTTGTCATCTCTCTAGTCCAGCAGTGTCCTAAAGATGTCGCCCCATATGCTGGTAAACTGATGAGTGCCCTCCTAGCTGGTCTTGGAGATAGGAACACATCGACGAGGAAGGCCTATGCCTCCGCCCTGGCTTACATTGCCAAG ACTGCCAAAGACAGTAGTGTTGAGAAACTTATAACAAAACTCAAGGGTTGGTACTTGGAGAAAGAAG AGGAATCTGCCAAGAAGTCTTGCGGTTATGCCCTGAACGCCATGTCACGTCATGCACCAGATATACTCAAGCGACATGCCTCGCTCGCTCTGCCATTAGCCTTTCTAGCCATGCATGAGAAAGTCCCTGAAGACGCAG ATACGAATTCAACCTCTGAAAAGAATACCGTATGGATGGAGGTCTGGCTGGATTCAACTCCAG GGACAGAAGCTGGCATACGGCTTTACCTACAAGAAATCGTTGCCATCACCCAGATAGCTATCGAGTCCCAGTCGTGGCCGACGAAAGCCCAGgctgctagagctatgaacacGATCGCTGAGAAGTCCGGGAATAACCTCCTCCAGCCTCACCTGAACGTCCTGCTCTTAGCTTTGATATCTGGTCTCTCTGGGAGGACATGGGATGGGAAGGAAGCATTACTTCATGCTGTGGCTACTGTGTGTAAGAAATGCAA GACAaccattttagagcgagaagcTAACCAGGATTATGTCACAGTAGAAACTGTTCTTGATGCAGTATATAAGGAGTGTAAGAAGGAAAGAATCCCGTACAAGATGGCAGCGACGGAAAGTTTCTCGAACATTCTGGAAGAATTTGAAATCGATCGATTTAAAGAGCTCTTTGAACTGTTACAACCAATGCTTGGAAAG AAGAAATCTGACGATGATGAGGACATAGAGAAAACAGTTAAGCTTCAGTTCCATGAAAGAAGTATGGAAAGCTTAGGAAGAGCCTGGCCAAAGATCCCTCATACTCAGG atcaatATTTTGTTGACTTTAACAAACTTGTTGTGCTGATGTTATCAAGTACTTGGAAAGTACAAGTTGCTACTTTGAAGGCGACTTGCAAAGTATGGGACAG GTTACTGATGAGCAAAGAGAAACAAAACGCCCTGCCTGACGTCTGCTCTTGTGTGATTCCTGCACTTTGCCAATGCCTGGCTGATCCAAAATACACATCTGTCCGGACAGAGACTGTCTCTGTTGTTGATAAGATTATAGAAAAACTAACAG AATTCGATGTGATCAAGTCAGTCCCCGAAGACACCATTTCCAAGCTGTACGACTCGTTAGATTCCATGTTAAAGACCGGCGAACCAGGTATTGCGGATCGTATCAATGTTACCAAGGCCAAAATCTTGAGTTGTCGTGATATCGAAATGAAGGACGTCAAGTAA